ATCATACATGACTTACTTAAAGGAAATTAAGATAATGGATTCACATATATTACTACATGAGGAAGAACTCATCCGTTTGATAAAGGAAAAAGAGAAGATAGATAGTATAATGGGTGGGTTAGAAGGAACTAATGAGAGAGTTTTCTATTATAGAATTGTCAAAGGTATGACCCAAGAACAGACCGCTGAAAAATTATATATGTCAGCTAGACAAGTACAGAGAATCGAGAAAAAGTTGGAAAATGGGAATATGGTTACTACTCCCATTTGAAATATTTAATTGAAATAGCTATACAGATTACAGCTATAATAACCATTATAATTATTGGCAAAATAGCAGTATCTGTTGATAAACCTAGAGAGGTTGATTTTAAAATTTTTATTCCTTGTGTCAGAGGTAAGATGTACATATTTTATCTAATAAAGAAGCTTATAATTGTGAAGGTAATGATATAAGAATACAATCATCGAATGGTAAATTATTATTTAATAATGAGGAAGTAGTAACAGTTGGCAATGTACTAGCTGTGTTTGGATAAAATTAATCCTAAACAAAGATTTTAAATATCTTTGTTTAGATAAGGTAGAATATTTTTTTGGTAGAAGGATAGTGTAATGCAAGTCCTTCCCATATATTCTACAGCATTGGAAATATCAAAGGTAATAAGTGCTTCATGCGTTTTCCCGCTGATAAGTGTAGCTGTTTTTTTGTTAGATTCATCACGAAATAAAAAACCATAACCATCGTCAAAAGAACTATATATATAATGAATGTCTTCTAATCCAACATAATTTATGTCATCTATATTGTATATTGGGATGCCATTATCAGTGAGGGATGGAGTAGAAATTTTTTCTGGAGTTACATTTTGTTTGCCAATTTCCACTCTACTTAATTGAGCATTCCACTCAACATCAGCACCTAATAAATTACAGAAGTTTCTGACAGGAAGATAAGTGTTACCTTCATAAACTAAAGCTGGAAGCTTATCATCCATATAAACTTCACCATCAACAAGAATATCATATTTAACTTTGGTGCAGACGTATTCTTTAATATCATCTGCATAAACAAATAAAAATGAGCTTGTCAACAATATTGCTGCTACAAATCCTGCTACAAATTTTTTCATTATGTTAATCTCCTTTTTAATATATATTTATAAAATGATTATAATACAGAATAATTAATTATATTGTGTATGATTAAATAATTAGACTAGAGTTAATAATTTTTTTATAATACACTCTTATTTACTTATTGAGAGTGTATATTGTTAATGATAAGATGGATTTTATGAAATATTCATATTCTATACACAAAAATTGATTAGATACTATAACATTATTAATATCTTTTAAAAGATATATACTATTATTATCTTTATCAAATTTTATTAACGATAAGGTATAACTATCATATTTTTTATCAAGCCATTCCGTAAGTAAAGTACATTTGGTATCTTTTTCTTTCAAAAACATGTTTATGCTCTCAGTAGTTACATATTTCCTGTTATTATAATTTATACACTGAAGACTAGGATATTTTTTGTCTGTATAAAAAATATATTCATTTGTTTCAGTCATATTTGAGCTTTTTGGTATATTATTCTTGTGTTTTATGTAACTCTTAATTTCAGCCTGTTGTAATTCACCATTCCACTCAACATCAGCACCTAATAAATTACAGAAGTTCCTGACAGGAAGATAAGTGTTATCTTCATAAACTAAAGCTGGAAGTTTATCATCCTTATAAACTTCACCATCAACAAGAATATTATATTTAACTTTGGTGCAGACGTATTGATTAATATCATCTGCATAAACAAATAAAAATGAGCTTGTCAATAAAATAGCTGCTACAAATCCTGCTACAAATTTTTTCATTATGTTAATCTCCTTTATAATATTATACATTTATAAAATGATTATAATGCAGAGTAATTGAATATGTCAATTTAATTAGTAGCAGTTAATAATACTATATTTGATTAAATAATTAGATTATGGTTAATAGTACCGTTGTTATAATAGCTTTTAGATGATTGATGGAATACATCTGGAACAGCAAATAGTTCAGAAGGTATTGTAGTTAGGACTAATAATAGTAATGTAAGAGGTACGTTAAAAACTACATTGAATGTTAGTAATGGAATGAAAATTCAACATTATATATGGAATATATGGGTAGATAAGTTTAATGTAGATAGTGAAACTAGAGAAATGTTTTTAGCTGATTATTTAAGTATTGGTGATATTGAAGAAATAGACAAAGAGAAAAAAATAGTTTTTAATTCTGGAGCTAGTATTTACACTGAATATAATAATTTATTTGAATCATGTTGTGATGTAGCAATAAATGCTGCTACTACTTCAATAATGGGGAATGTTAGGGTAGGTATTAACCTATATCCTTATTTTTATGAATCAGGTACAAAACTAACGTGTTATAAGTGTACAAAATTATTTATTATATTTATAGCTAATTAATTTCAACACCTAGATTATTCTCTAGTATATTAATATTAATATAGAAATAAACTTCTTTATGATGGGGTAATGGTGCTACTATAAGATCATTAGAGTTTGAAATTTGGACTATATAAGATTTGGATTTATAGATCAATTCCAAACCAGTGTTTTCTATAGGCTTATTTTTAACACCAAGATTAATGAAGTAAATAATAGGTAAATATGTATTGTTGTTGTATGTTATAGCAGTTTTGCCTTTATAAGTACTAAAAGTATATTTTTGTGTTTCATTTATATCATAATTACTTGTTCTTAATTCAGCCCTACACAGTTCATCATTCCACTCAACATCAGCACCTAATAAATTACAGAAGTTCCTGACAGGAAGATAAGTGTTACCTTCATAAACTAAAGCTGGAAGGTTATCATCCTTATAAACCTCTCCATCAACAAGAATATCATATTTAACTTTGGTACAGACGTATTCTTTAATATCATCTGCATAAACAAATAAAAATGAGCTAGTCAACAAAATAGCTGCTACAAATCCTGCTACAAATTTTTTCATTATGTTAATCTCCTTTTTAATATATATTTATAAAATGATCATAATACAGAATAATTAATAGGTCAATTTAATTAGTAACAATAAATTAAACTATGTATGATTAAATAATTAGAAATAGTACCCATTGTTATAATAGCTTTTATTAATGATGAGTTACATCAAGAAGGTGTTATTTAATAAAATAGTCGATATTAATCGACTATTTTCCATACTAAGTTATTAATTCCCAAAGATGGAAATGAAAGGCATACACCAGTTATATTATAATTTTCTTCGTTATCCATTCTAAAAGTCATAGTTTTTTCTTTTCCATACTCACTACGCCCTGTGATAAAAATTCTAAGCCTACCTTCTTCAGTATTATATAATTCATTGTCAGTAATATAATAGCCTGTTGTTAATGTACCAGACCAAAATCTATCCTTATTAAATACGACTTTTACTTTAAAGGATACAATTGTCTTTGATGCATTTATTTCACATAAAGATATATTAACATCTCCATTATCATAAGATTCATCTGATTTTAAATAAACAAATTTTTCGGTTTGAGAAGTTTGGTCTGAATAATTCTGAATGTTAGATACTGTACTTATTTCAGCTTGTTGTAATTCATCATTCCACTCAACATCAGCACCTAATAAATTACAGAAGTTCCTGACGGGAAGATAAGTGTTACCTTCATAAACTAAAGCTGGAAGGTTATCATCCTTATAAACCTCTCCATCAACAAGAATATCATATTTAACTTTGGTACAGACGTATTCTTTAATATCATCTGCATAAACAAATAAAAATGAGCTTGTCAATAAAATAGCTGCCACAAATCCTGCTACAAATTTTTTCATTATGTTAATCTCCTTTATAATATTATACACTTATATAATGATTATAATGCAGAGTAATTGAATATGTCAATTTAATTAACTACAATCATAAACTAATATTACTAATTTATTATATAGAAGAAAAGAGGTGTTAAAATGGAACTTAGACTAATATCAAAAACGCAAACATCTGTAAAGGTTCAAGCTATTCCATACTATCCAAAGGAAAATTATGATAATTATGCATTTTACGAAGGACTTAGTTAAGGGATATCATGGTAATAGTTGGTATGGTGCGGGAAGTATTAGCGTAGTAACTGATAAATTGCCTCTACCTGATACTCCATCACCTCCTTATAGCAGTGAAAGGACTGACAGAGGTTTTCGAGCATATTGGAGTAGCATTACTAATGCAACAAGGTATACATCAAAATCAGCGAGGGATATTATTAGATTTTTAAATAGCTCAAATCTATTATTATTATAAGATAAAGATAAATCATTTCAAGATATAAAGAATGATCGAGCTAAAGTTAATATCAAAAGGGTAGTAAAAGAAGGACTTATGCAAGGCTTTCCAGATGGAGAGCCTTGCTGATTTTATATACTATAATTTGTGACGTGTTAATGTCGTATTATTAAATGCTATTATTTAGTTATAGCAACAATTATCATCTATTTACTATCAAAAACATTATTGGCTATGGGAAAAAGGAAAAGCATATCCCAATCATTATCATAGGCTTAGAATAGCATTTGTATTTAATGTAAAGGAAGAAGAGATATTTAACTAGTATCAAAAGAAGCATTTACATAGAGGGGGGAGAAAAATTAACATCATATACAATTCATACGAAGACTTGCAACAAAGGATCATAGTACTAGAAACCCTATTAGAATCCTATCAAAACGAATCTGATACCATAGAAAAATACATATCATTACAGCAAAAAAGATTACAGCAGTTAAGACAAGAAAAAGAAAAAGTGGACCAAGAATTTTCTAAGACACAAGGAAAAAATAATAAAGTTTTTTACTATAGAGTCATAGAAGGCTTAACCCAAGAGAAAACAGCAGAGAAATTAGGTATGTCATCAAGACAGATTCAAAGAATTGAGAAAAATTATAAAAAAGTTATAAAATGACGTGTTAATGTCGTGTTAGGTAATGCTATTATATATACAAGCCAGTCAGCTAAGACAAAAGCTACTGTCTAAACGATCGTTTATAGTAATGCATTACGAAAATAGTATATGACAGGATTAATCATTAATCCTACATATATAGGTTGGGAGGGAAACAGATGATTAACAAAGTAAAAAACGCTTTGAAAGTAAAGTTAGAAAATTTATATCCTAATTATAATATTTACCTAGAAGACAAACCAATATCAGAAATCGTTAAACCAGCTCTAAGAATTATAGTAGAAGAAAAAACTGCTTATAATCAGAGAGATATAATAAATCAAAACGTACAACTAGATATTGCAAGTTACTTAGATGATGCTAATAAAAATGAAAAATACTGGGATATATCAGACAAACTTGATGAAGAGCTAGGGTATCTAGAAATAGAAAATACTTTGATAAGAATTGGGGAAAGAATAAGTGAAATAACAGAAGATACGTTACATTACAGATTTTCTATTCAACTTAAGATATTAAAACCAAAAGACGCTGTGGATTCTATAAAAGGTATTAACAAAAATGTTGAATTCAAGTAAGTAACGAAAATCAGATAATTATTAGATCACTTATCAAAACTAGAAACATAACATTTGAAAGGAAGGTGCTACAAATGGGTGGAACATGGACTACTCAAAATAAAGTAAGACCAGGAGTATATATTAATTTTCAACAAACAAGCATGGAGACAGACGAATTACATAGGGGTATCATAACAATGCCTCTAAACCTTGACTTTGGTCCAGAACAAGAGGTAATAGAAGTAACACAAAATACTGATACACTTCCTATTTTAGGAGAAGAACTATATAACTTAGTACCAATCAGAGAAGGTTTAAAAAGAGCTGAGAAAGTTTTAGTTTATAGATTGAATACTATGGCAGACGGTTCAAAAGCTGCTGTAACAGAAGGTAATTTAACTGCAACTGCAAAATACACAGGTACAAAAGGTAATGACTTAAAAATTACAATAGAAGCAGAAGGTGAAAACTTCAATGTTAAAACTTTTATTGGAACTAAACTTGTAGATCTCCAACAAGGAGTAAAGACTGTACAAGACTTACAAGACAATGAGTTTGTTGTATTCACTGGTTCAGATTCATTGACCGCAACAGCTGGTGTAAGCTTAACAGGCGGTACTAATGGCACAGTTGCTTCAGAGAATTATACAGCATATAGAGAAGCTATTGAAGTATATTACTTTAATACATGCGCATTATACGATGTAACAGATATAGGCATAAAAGATGCATTCAAACAATGGATCAAAAGACTTAGAGATGATGAAGGTAATAAAGTAGTATTAGTAGCTGAAAGTTACAGTAATGCTAATTATGAAGGAATTATCAGTGTCAAAAATGGTGTTGTACTTGAAGATGGTACTACATTAGAAGCTAAGAAAGCAACTGCTTGGGTAGCAGGAGCAACAGCAGCAGCTAACACTAATAAATCATTAACATATGATTTCTATGACGGAGCTGTAGATGTAGACAAGAAATATAACTATTCAGCTATAGAATCATCTATTAATGACGGAGAATTCTTATTTACTGGTTATGATGGAAAAGCAAGAGTAGAGTACGATATCAACACATTACATACTTATACAAAAGACAAAGGTAGAATGTTCAGGAAAAACAGAGTCATTCGTACATTGGATGCAATCAATAATGACATTACCAAAGTTGGAAATGAATATTTCATTGGTAAAATAAGTAACAATGAAGATGGCAGAAACCTTCTTAAGAATGAAATCATTAAATGCCTGCAAAAATACCAGAACAATGATTCTATCACTAACTTAGATACTGGAAAAGATGTACAAGTATTAGCTAGTACAGATACAGATGTTGTTGTAGTAAGAATAGCTGCACAACCTGTAGATGGAATGGAAAAACTGTATATGACTGTGGAGGTGAAATAATATGGCGATTTTAAAAGCACAAGATATTATATCAGGAAGAGAAGGAAAAGTCTTTAAGACAATCGACGGTGTTGTAAAAGAAATGGCTTATATTAAAAAAATAGATGCCAAGATTGAAAAGAACAAATCTGAGATCAAAGTTCTAGGCAGTAGAGCAACTCATAGTAAAGCTACTGGCTGGAAAGGTACAGGAAGTATGACTATCTATTATATAACAAGTGAATTCAGACAATTGATGCTTGATTATATAAAAACTGGAAAAGATGTATACTTTGACATTCAAGTAGTGAATGAAGACCCAGCAAGTGAAGCTGGAAAACAAACAGTTGTACTAAAAAACTGTAATATTGACAGTGTAATCATAGGACAACTTGATATTGATAAAGATGTATTAGATGAAGAATTAAGCTTCACATTTGATGATATTGAAGTATTAAACAAATTTAATGTCATAGAATAGGTCGTAGTTTAATAGAAAATCAAACAGAACTATTTTCATATGTGTAAAGGGAGGCTTTTGCTTTCCTTACTCTATGAAGATATAAAACAATTAGAGGAGTGAAGAGAATGAGTAGTTTACAAGCATTTTTAAATGAAAATATTATTGATGATATCACAGAAGAGGTACTAGTTTCTAATAGATTCAAAGACAAAAAAGGCAGCTTATTAAAATTCAAGATTAGAGCCATTACAGACAGCGAAATGTCAGATATCCAGAAAATATGTATGCGTACAGGTAAAAAAGGAAAAGTTGATTTTGATGTAAGCAAATTCAATAGATTAATTGCTATAAAAGGAACTGTAGACCCTAAGTTTGAAGAAGCAGATAGTATTAAAAGTGTTGGTTGCGTAACACCAGAAGATTATATCAAGAAAGTTATGTTACCTGGAGAAATTGCTACATTGGCAGATCAAATTCAGACTTTATCTGGATATACAGACCTTGAGGAGTTAAAAGAACAGGCAAAAAACTAATTATTGAGGGAGATTCAGATGCTAATTATGCTCATTATCTACTACATAAAATAAACTTACTCCCTCAACAATTTGTAGATTTACCAAGACGTGAAAAAGCTTTTGTAATGGCTAGTGTAGATTTACATATAGAAGCTGAGAAGAAGGCTTATAATAAGACACGTTAATGAAGGTGGTGAATACATGACGGCAATAACAACAATAAATAATTCAGTAGAGATGTTGAATAAATTAAGTACTACAATAGAAAAGAATATATCTACATTCAATACTTATAAAGATAAGATTGAAGAAGGATACAAGGCTATTGATAAGATGAAGAAAGGATTCAAACTCTCTGATAAAATTAAAGAAATTAGTAATGTAAAGGAAACAATGGAAAATCCTATGAAAGGTATCATCAATAAGATGAATCAATTAATAGGAAAGAAAAATAAAGAATCAGAAAGCAAAATAGAAGCAGGAGAAAAAGGTTCTACTAAGAAGAAAAAATGGTTTTCGGGTATTCCAGTAGGAATTGAGAAAGCAACTAGTTAT
The window above is part of the Vallitalea guaymasensis genome. Proteins encoded here:
- a CDS encoding stalk domain-containing protein, with product MKKFVAGFVAAILLTSSFLFVYADDIKEYVCTKVKYDILVDGEVYMDDKLPALVYEGNTYLPVRNFCNLLGADVEWNAQLSRVEIGKQNVTPEKISTPSLTDNGIPIYNIDDINYVGLEDIHYIYSSFDDGYGFLFRDESNKKTATLISGKTHEALITFDISNAVEYMGRTCITLSFYQKNILPYLNKDI
- a CDS encoding stalk domain-containing protein, which translates into the protein MKKFVAGFVAAILLTSSFLFVYADDINQYVCTKVKYNILVDGEVYKDDKLPALVYEDNTYLPVRNFCNLLGADVEWNGELQQAEIKSYIKHKNNIPKSSNMTETNEYIFYTDKKYPSLQCINYNNRKYVTTESINMFLKEKDTKCTLLTEWLDKKYDSYTLSLIKFDKDNNSIYLLKDINNVIVSNQFLCIEYEYFIKSILSLTIYTLNK
- a CDS encoding stalk domain-containing protein, which encodes MKKFVAGFVAAILLTSSFLFVYADDIKEYVCTKVKYDILVDGEVYKDDNLPALVYEGNTYLPVRNFCNLLGADVEWNDELCRAELRTSNYDINETQKYTFSTYKGKTAITYNNNTYLPIIYFINLGVKNKPIENTGLELIYKSKSYIVQISNSNDLIVAPLPHHKEVYFYININILENNLGVEIN
- a CDS encoding stalk domain-containing protein, which gives rise to MKKFVAGFVAAILLTSSFLFVYADDIKEYVCTKVKYDILVDGEVYKDDNLPALVYEGNTYLPVRNFCNLLGADVEWNDELQQAEISTVSNIQNYSDQTSQTEKFVYLKSDESYDNGDVNISLCEINASKTIVSFKVKVVFNKDRFWSGTLTTGYYITDNELYNTEEGRLRIFITGRSEYGKEKTMTFRMDNEENYNITGVCLSFPSLGINNLVWKIVD
- a CDS encoding helix-turn-helix domain-containing protein; the encoded protein is MQQRIIVLETLLESYQNESDTIEKYISLQQKRLQQLRQEKEKVDQEFSKTQGKNNKVFYYRVIEGLTQEKTAEKLGMSSRQIQRIEKNYKKVIK
- a CDS encoding phage tail terminator family protein; translated protein: MINKVKNALKVKLENLYPNYNIYLEDKPISEIVKPALRIIVEEKTAYNQRDIINQNVQLDIASYLDDANKNEKYWDISDKLDEELGYLEIENTLIRIGERISEITEDTLHYRFSIQLKILKPKDAVDSIKGINKNVEFK
- a CDS encoding phage tail sheath family protein yields the protein MGGTWTTQNKVRPGVYINFQQTSMETDELHRGIITMPLNLDFGPEQEVIEVTQNTDTLPILGEELYNLVPIREGLKRAEKVLVYRLNTMADGSKAAVTEGNLTATAKYTGTKGNDLKITIEAEGENFNVKTFIGTKLVDLQQGVKTVQDLQDNEFVVFTGSDSLTATAGVSLTGGTNGTVASENYTAYREAIEVYYFNTCALYDVTDIGIKDAFKQWIKRLRDDEGNKVVLVAESYSNANYEGIISVKNGVVLEDGTTLEAKKATAWVAGATAAANTNKSLTYDFYDGAVDVDKKYNYSAIESSINDGEFLFTGYDGKARVEYDINTLHTYTKDKGRMFRKNRVIRTLDAINNDITKVGNEYFIGKISNNEDGRNLLKNEIIKCLQKYQNNDSITNLDTGKDVQVLASTDTDVVVVRIAAQPVDGMEKLYMTVEVK
- a CDS encoding phage tail tube protein, which codes for MAILKAQDIISGREGKVFKTIDGVVKEMAYIKKIDAKIEKNKSEIKVLGSRATHSKATGWKGTGSMTIYYITSEFRQLMLDYIKTGKDVYFDIQVVNEDPASEAGKQTVVLKNCNIDSVIIGQLDIDKDVLDEELSFTFDDIEVLNKFNVIE
- a CDS encoding phage tail assembly chaperone yields the protein MSSLQAFLNENIIDDITEEVLVSNRFKDKKGSLLKFKIRAITDSEMSDIQKICMRTGKKGKVDFDVSKFNRLIAIKGTVDPKFEEADSIKSVGCVTPEDYIKKVMLPGEIATLADQIQTLSGYTDLEELKEQAKN